The window AAAGATAATAAGCTGACAGCCTGTAACGTTTTATGTTAAATTAACCTTTAAACTTTACGATCATGGCCGAGCTAACCCAATCTCCCGCAAACAGTGGCGGAGGCGCCCGCACCTCCAAAAAATTGTCAACCCGTGTCGATCTTACTGCAATGGTCGACCTGGCTTTTCTATTGGTTACCTTTTTTATGTTAACTACCACCTTAACCAAACCACGCGCTATGAACTTAACCATGCCCGATAAAACAGATAATGGTGGTTTGCCCGTCGCGGCATCGCGTACCATTACGTTATGCCTGGGTAAAAATGATCAACTGGTTTACTACCGTGGTACTATTGAAAAACCAATGGGCGAGCCACAGGTAATAGGTTACCAGCGAAGCTTGCGCGAGGCGTTGCTAACCTCGGCCAAAAAAATTAAAGATGAAACCGGCAAAAGTATGATCGTAGTAGTAAAGCCGAGTAGCCATTCGGTATATGCCAATGTGGTAAACGCTATCGACGAACTGAACATCACCCAATCGCAAACCTATGCGGTAACAGATATTTCCGCTAAGGATATTAATCTGCTAAAACAGAAAAGTATTTTTTAAAAATAGAGCAGCAGGCATTAAAGCACATGGCGATGGGTTTTTGAGCACCCGGGGTTTTAAACCCATCGTTATTTTGTTTTATAGAGAGTTTACTAATCCCTGAATACTGTTGCCCCTTACGCCGACGAACAATTGAGTTAATGCCTGTTAGTTTTAAAAAAAAGGGGTAACTTTATTTAATGGTTACCCGGTTCAAAAACATTATATCACTTATCCTCTTCTTCATTGTTCTGTCTGGTCCCTATACCCGGGCGCTTGCTTTTACGGATAGCCTTGTTGTAAAAAAAGCCTTGCAGGTTATTAATGCTGTTAAATTAAAGTCGGCACCGGATAAACGTACAGAAATTGCCGATGTGCAAATATTAAGTTCCGAGCCGTTAACATTGGGTATCGAAACTACAAAACCAGCCATAGCAGAAGAGATAAAGGCTGCATTGGACGCTTCGGCAATACCTGCTGCTATAACAGTAAATACGTTGCCGGCTAAAGATCTGGGCGATAAAATATACGCTGTTGCAGATATTTCCGTATGTAACAACCGCCTGGCCCCGGCCAATGGGGCTGAAATGGTTTCCCAGGCCATTTTAGGTACGCCGCTTTGTGTGCTGAAAAAGCAAAAGGGCTACTACCTGGTGAGCACCCCCGATAAATATATTTCATGGATAGACAGCAGTGTAATAACACTGATGGATAAAGCAGCGTTTATTGCCTGGCAAAGGGCGCCCAAAGTCATCTACACAGCACAATATGGCCATGCTTTAGTGCATCCGTCTGTTAATTCTTTACCTGTTTCCGATCTTGTAGCGGGGAACATATTACAGGTTATGCAGGAAAATAAGGGTTTTTATAAAATTAGGTTTCCTGACGGGCGTGTTGGTTATATTTCAAAAAAAGAAGCGGTGCCATTTCATAAATGGCTTCAAAACCCGGTACCTGATGCAATTAAGCTACTGGCAACAGCAAGGGCACTGCTGGGCGTTCCTTACCTGTGGGGCGGAACTTCCATTAAAGGGGTGGATTGCAGCGGCTTCATCAAAACCTCGTTTTTTCTTAATGGCATAATTATCCCGCGCGATGCTTCGCAGCAGGCCCTGGTAGGCAAGGGTATTGATATTTATGAAGGGGACAGCATTAATATTGCTAAATGCCTAAAAAACCTGCAACCGGGCGATCTGCTTTTCTTTTCGTTTGCAGCGCGGCAGGATAAGCAGGCCAAAATTACCCATACGGCTATTTATATGGGCGATGGCCAGTTTATTCAGGCAGCGGGCATGGTTAAAATAAATAGCTTAAAACCTGCTGATACCAATTATGACGGTTACAGGCGGCAAAGGTTGGTGAAAGCACAACGGTTACTGGGTTTTATCGGTAAGCCCGGAATAACCAAAGTAAGTGACGATCCATTTTATATTGAAAAACCGGAAGCGAGATAACACTATGGTTCATAGATCATAGGCCTTCATCATTCGCATGGAGTATCAATAGGCCCATGGACCATAGACTACCAGCCATAAGCCGCGCCAGCGCTGTAACCATTTTATACTCAATATCAACGGTTAAATAATGTTAATTTTCTTTTTCGGGATATAATAAAAAAATTGAAACTTAGTTTTACCTTTGTACCCTGAAATTTTAGGCCAATTTGGCTGAAAATGGAGGAA of the Mucilaginibacter boryungensis genome contains:
- a CDS encoding biopolymer transporter ExbD, which encodes MAELTQSPANSGGGARTSKKLSTRVDLTAMVDLAFLLVTFFMLTTTLTKPRAMNLTMPDKTDNGGLPVAASRTITLCLGKNDQLVYYRGTIEKPMGEPQVIGYQRSLREALLTSAKKIKDETGKSMIVVVKPSSHSVYANVVNAIDELNITQSQTYAVTDISAKDINLLKQKSIF
- a CDS encoding SH3 domain-containing C40 family peptidase is translated as MVTRFKNIISLILFFIVLSGPYTRALAFTDSLVVKKALQVINAVKLKSAPDKRTEIADVQILSSEPLTLGIETTKPAIAEEIKAALDASAIPAAITVNTLPAKDLGDKIYAVADISVCNNRLAPANGAEMVSQAILGTPLCVLKKQKGYYLVSTPDKYISWIDSSVITLMDKAAFIAWQRAPKVIYTAQYGHALVHPSVNSLPVSDLVAGNILQVMQENKGFYKIRFPDGRVGYISKKEAVPFHKWLQNPVPDAIKLLATARALLGVPYLWGGTSIKGVDCSGFIKTSFFLNGIIIPRDASQQALVGKGIDIYEGDSINIAKCLKNLQPGDLLFFSFAARQDKQAKITHTAIYMGDGQFIQAAGMVKINSLKPADTNYDGYRRQRLVKAQRLLGFIGKPGITKVSDDPFYIEKPEAR